The window GGCCACCGGAGAATCGGCCCGCGCCGTCCTCGGCGCGGACCCGTTCGCGTGCACCCATCGGTGCCTCCTTGTGAGGGGGAAGGGGAAACGTTAAGGTTAGAATTAGGCGAGCCTAACCTAAGTCAAGCTCTGCTTACTCTCGACCGATTCTCCCCGCGGGCACGGCGCCCGCCGCCGGGCTGCGCGCCACACGCCCCGACGGCAACCGTCGGTCCCATCGGGCTCCAGGAGGAACCCCACCATGAGCACCAACCCGTTCGACGACGCCGAAGGCCGCTTCCAGGTCCTGGTGAACGACGAGGGCCAGCACTCCCTCTGGCCTTCCTTCGCCGAGGCGCCCGGAGGGTGGGTGATCGCCCTTGAGGAGACCACCCGCGACGCGTGCCTGGAGTTCATCGAGTCCCGTTGGACCGACCTCCGCCCCCGGTCCCTCGCGGCGGCCGTCGACGCCTGACCGCAACCGCCCGGAGCCGGCCCGCGCCGCCGGGTCGAGGTGGCCTCCTCGCCGGGGCGGGCCGGCTTCGCGGCGCGATGCGGCCCACCCGGCGGACGCCGCTCCGCCGGGCCGGGCCCACCGCCCGTTCCCGCCCTGCCCGTCGGAGGGCCTCGCGGTGGCGGATCGACCACACCGCGCCGGACGCCCGGTTGACCCTCCGGGTCGATCGCCCGCCTCGCAGCCCCGCGATCGCCGGTGCGCCGCCCTCGGATGCGGGTCGCCGGCCCCGCCTCGCCATCGGCCGACCGCAGCGCGCTGCCCTCCGCCCGAAGGGTCGGATCCTTCCATATTAGGTTAGGCTAAGCTAAGCGAGCTGAACGGCCGTGCGCCATCGACAACCCGACGAGGCACCGCCGGTGGCGCGGTGCGCACCATGACATTGCCCTCGGCCTGCCGACACGGCTGGGCCTGCCCACAATTGGAGTGGCTCCGTGAGCGTGACCGCCGCACAGGGATTCCTCGCCAGCGGAGTGACCGCCGGCATCAAGGAATCCGGTGATCCGGACCTGGCCCTTGTGGTGAACCGGGGACCGTCGCGCGCCGCCGCTGGTGTCTTCACCTCGAACCGTGTGCAGGCCGCGCCCGTGCGCTGGTCCCGCCACGCGCTCGCCGACGGGCGGCTCTCCGCCGTCGTCCTCAACTCCGGGGGTGCGAACGCCTGTACGGGACCCGGCGGCACCGAGGACGCCCGGGAGATGGCCGAGCGCACGGCCCGGGCCGTGGACGCGGTCCCGGGCGAGGTGGCGGTGTGTTCCACCGGCCTGATCGGCATCCGACTGCCGATGGACCGGGTGACGGACGGCATCGCCGCGGCCGCCGAACGACTGTCCCCCGAAGGGGGCGAAGAGGCCGCCGTCGCCATCAAGACGACCGACTCCGTCCACAAGACGGCGGTCGCCGCCGGCGCCGACTGGACGGTCGGCGGCATGGCGAAGGGCGCCGGCATGCTCGCCCCCGGCCTCGCCACCATGCTGGTCGTCCTGACCACGGATGCCGACGTGAGCGCGGACGTACTCGACTCGGCGCTGCGCGAGGCGGTGCGCACCACCTTCGACCGGGTGGACTCGGACGGCTGCATGTCCACCAACGACACCGTGCTGCTGCTCGCCTCGGGCGCCTCGCGTGTCACGCCCGACCCCGCCGACCTCACCGCTGCCGTCCACGCCGTGTGCCAGGACCTGGCACGCCAGTTGGTGGCGGACGCCGAGGGCGCCTCGAAGGAGATCGAGGTCGAGGTCGTCGGCGCGGCCTCGGAGGCGGACGCCGTGGAGGTGGGCCGCTCCATCGCCCGGAACAACCTCCTCAAATGCGCGCTGCACGGCGAGGACCCCAACTGGGGCCGGGTGCTGTCCGCGATCGGCACCACGTCGGCCCGCTTCGACCCGGACCTGTTGGACGTGGCGATCAACGGTGTCTGGGTGTGCCGGGACGGATCCGAGGGCGAGCCGCGCGACAAGGTCGACCTGTCCGACCGCCGGATCACCGTCACCGTCGACCTGCGCTCCGGTGACTCCCGCGCCACCATCTGGACCAACGACCTGACGGCCGAGTACGTCCACGAGAACAGCGCCTACAGCTCGTGAACGGGGCCGAGATGACGGAGATGAAGACACCGGCCGCCCTGTCGGTCTCCCCGGACCTCCCGTGGCTGGAGGAGCTCCAGGGCCGGACGGTGGTCGTCAAGTTCGGCGGCAACGCCATGATCGATCCCTCCCTGCACCGCACGTTCGCCCAGGACGTGGTGGAGCTGTGGCACGCGGGCCTGCGGCCCGTCGTCGTGCACGGCGGCGGACCCCAGATCAGCGCACTGCTCGACCGGCTCGGTCTGGAGGTGCGTTTCGAGGCGGGGCTGCGGGTGACCACACCGGAGACGATGGACGTCGTGCGCATGGTGCTCACGGGCCAGGTCCAGCGCGAACTCGTCGGGGCCATCAACGCCCACGGGCCGTTCGCCGTGGGCATGTCCGGCGAGGACGCGCACACCATGACCGCCGTGCGGCGTCCGGCCTGGGTGGACGGCCGGTCGGTGGACATCGGCCTGGTCGGCGACGTGGTGGCCGTGGACGCCGCGACGATAGGCGCGCTGCTGGAGCAGGGCCGCATCCCCGTGGTGTCACCCGTCGCGCGCGGCGAGGACGGTCAGGTCTACAACGTCAACGCCGACCTGGCGGCGTCGGCCCTGGCCGTGGCCCTCGGGGCCGAGCGGCTGGTGATGATGACCGACGTCGAGGGACTGTACGCGGACTGGCCACACAGCGCCGAGGTGATAGATCGCCTGACGGCCGGTGAACTGGACGCACTGCTGCCCGAACTCGCGAGCGGCATGCTCCCGAAGATGGAGGGCTGCCTGCGCGCCGTACGCAACGGCGTCGCCAAGGCGCGCGTCATCGACGGCCGGGTGCCCCACGCACTGCTGCGCGGTGTCTTCACGGAGGAAGGACCCGGCACCACGGTGGTGCCGGACGACGGACCCGGGCCCGAGGGGTCCGGCGGCAAGGAGGACGGCGCGTGACCGCCGACGGCACGACCCGGCTCACCGCCCGCTGGAGCGCGGTGATGATGGACACCTACGGCACGCCCCCGCTGGCCCTCGTCAGGGGTGAGGGCAGCACGGTGTGGGACGAAGACGGCCGTGCCTACACGGACTTCACCGGCGGAATCGCCGTCAACGCCCTCGGACACGCCCACCCGGCCCTGGTCTCGGCCGTCCGGGACCAGGTCGAACGCCTCGGCCACGTGTCGAACCTGTTCGTCTCGCAACCGCCCGTCGCCCTGGCGGAACGGCTGCTGGCCCTGCTGGGCAGGCCGGGCCGGGTGTTCTTCGCGAACTCGGGCGCCGAGGCGGTCGAAGCCGCCTTCAAGATCGCCCGCAGGACCGGTCGCACGCACGTGGTCGCGACGGAGGGAGGGTTCCACGGGCGCACCATGGGCGCGTTGGCGCTCACCGGCCAGCCGTCCAAGCGGGACCCGTTCCTGCCCCTGCCCGCCGAGGTCACGCACGTCCGCCACGGCGACACGGCGGCGCTCCGCGCGGCCGTCACGGAGCGCACCGCGGCCGTCTTCCTCGAACCGGTGCAGGGCGAGGCCGGAGTCGTCATCCCGCCCGAGGGGTACCTGCGGGCCGCCCGCGAGATCACCCGGGCCACGGGCAGCCTGCTCGTCCTGGACGAGGTGCAGACCGGGATCGGCCGCACCGGCCACTGGTTCGCGCACCAGGCCGAGCCGGGAGCGGAGCCCGACGTGATCACCCTGGCGAAGGGCCTGGGCGGTGGTCTGCCCATCGGCGCCACGATCGCCTTCGGCGCCGCCGCCGAGCTGCTGACCCCCGGTCAGCACGGGTCCACCTTCGGCGGCAACCCGATCTCCTGCGCCGCCGGACTCGCCGTCCTGGACACCATCGAGAAGGAGGGGCTGCTCGCCCATGCCGTACGGGTGGGGGAGCGGCTCGGGAGCGGCATCGAGGCACTCGCCCACCCGCTGGTCCGAGAAGTGCGAGGCGCCGGGCTGCTCTTGGGCATCGCTCTCGACCGGCCGGTCGCCGCGCGGGTCCAACGGGCCGCACAGGACGCCGGGTTCCTCGTGAACGCGGCCGGACCGGACGTCGTACGGCTCGCGCCCGCCCTGACCCTGCCCGAGGAGCAGGCCGATGCCCTGGTGGCGGCACTGCCCGCGATCCTCGACGCCGCGTACGACCACGACCACCCGGCATCCACCGGCACCTGACAACCGTCACGCCGTCCGACTAGGGCCCGTCCCCGGAAGCGGGTGACTCCCGGGCGGTGAGTTCCTCGGCCAGTTCCATGCAGCGCAGGCGGGCCGGGGAGAAGTCGTAGGGCATCTTGGCGATGGCTTCGAATGCGCTCATGGACCCCTGCCCCCTGCCCGGGCCGTGGCCGGCCTCGTCCTCGTCCTCATCAGCGGTAGCGGTGGCGGGGTCGGGGTCGGGGTCGGGGTGCAAGGCGTCCCAGGAGTCGAAGAGCGCATCGTCGCTCCGCGCCAGGCCGGAATCCTCGATGACGGCTTGCAGCACCGTTTCGAAGGAGTGCCGTTCGGCAGCCACCCGGGACACGCGGGGGTCATCGACGTCGATCGTGTCGTCGAGTGCCTCCTCGGCGGCATCCACACGGTCGGATTCCTCCCGCAGTTCCGGGTGGGTGGCCAGGGCGATGAAACGGGTGGCCTGGACGGCCGCACCGAGCGGGCCGAACATCCGCTCGGTGACCAGCAGGCTGTCCAGGTCCGCCTGGCGCAGGGAGCCCTCGGGCAGGCTCTTGAGGCGGCCGGTGACGAAGTCGGAGAGCAGGCCGACCCTGCTGCCTTCGACGCGCATGCGCCGCACGGCGGTTCGCTGCCGCCGCAGCTCTGCCTCCTGGGCGACGAGGGTGTCCTCCAGCCGCTCCAGGATGCGCGCGATGCCGTGGTCGCCGGCGGCACCTGCGGAAGCCGTGTCGGCGAAGGCGTCACGGATGTCGTCCAGGGCGACCCCGGCGTCGGCCATCTTGCGGATCCACAGGAGCCGGATCATGTCGTCGTAGCCGTAGCGGCGGCGGTCGTCACCGCCCCGCTCGGGCTCGGGGAGCAGACCGATCTCATGGTAGTGACGGATCGCCCGCGGTGTGGTGCCGACGAAGGCCGCCGCGTCACCGATCTTCACCTGGCGCGGCGGGATGAAGGACGAATGCATGAGCGGGGCCTTCCTCGGTGGGGCGGGACACGAGTCCACCGGACCACATGCCGCTACGGAAGGTGCAACTCCAGGCACTGCGCCCGGCATCCACGCCAGGAGACGCATGCCCGGACCGTCGCCTCGAACCGCACCGCGCGGGTGCCGATCCCGGCCCCCACGCCTCGACGCCGCCACCTCCGGAACCGTCCGTATGCCGTCGCCCGGCCCGGCAGCCGCCAAGTCCCGTACCGGCTGCGGATCTCGCGGGCGCCTACAGGGCGCGGGACAGGACGTGCGCGTTGCGTTCGGGGTCCAGGGACCGCGCCCAGGCGGTCGGCGCCAGGCTCGGGCTGGTCGGGACGAATCCGTGGCGCAGGAAGAGGCGGCCACTGCCCGTCGTCGCCGTGAACAGCGTCGCCATCGAGCGGGCGCGCGCCGCGGCGAACGCCGCGTGCAGCAGGCGGGCACCCATGCCCGTGCCCTGCCGGTGGCCCGCGACGCAGAAGTTGTACAACACGCCGGCGGCGGAGTGTTCGCGCAGCGCGAGGCAGCCTTCGAGGCTCCCGTCGGGGGCTTGGGCGACGAGGAAGTCGGACGCCCGGGAGAGGTAGAGGGAGAGGGGGCGCTCGCGCAGCGCCCCCGCGCGGACGAACGGCCACGAGAGGGCGGCGAGTTCGGGGCCTTCGTCCCGGTGCGCCGGTCGTACGGAGAAGTCGGGGGCGTCGCGGCGCCGGGTGGCGATGGCGCGGGGCGACGGCGCGGCGGCGGGCAGCGTGGCCGTGGTCAAGGTGTTCCTTCCTCGGTTCCGCCGTGCGCGGTCTGGGGGCGTCCGGACGGAGTCCAGGACGCCGGATCGTCGCGGACCCCCGGCGGAACGGTCGAAGTAAGGTTAGCCTTACCCGGGTGATTGAGCCAAGCCGGCCCGTGCCGACGGCACGGACCGCCGCGCGGCCGGGAACGGGTGGAGAACCGCGTCCGGTTCGGCGGCGGTCCCGCGGAGATCCCGGTCACGGCCCCCGCCCGCCCGCGATCGAGGAGAGCCGGAAGGGGCGGCCCGCCGGGCCGCCCTCCGACTCCGCCCGGCGTGGTTCACGCGGCGGGACCGGCCGGACCCGGCAGAGCCGAGGCGCGGGCGGCCTTCGTGCCCAGGCCCAGACCCAGCGCCGCCAGAACCGCCGCCGCGATGACGATCGCCGCGTCGACCGCGAGCACCAGACGGGTTCCGTCGAAGAGCGAGGGACCGGTGGTGGCGAGGACGCCGAGCAGCGGGATCCCGATGGTGATCCCGACCTGCTGGGTGGTGGTGACCAGGCCGGTGGCCAGGCCCTGTTCCGCGTCGCGCACCCCGCTCGTCACGGTGACCCCGTACGAGATGATCGCGCCGAGGTGGCACATGCTGGCCAGCGATACGGCAACGGTCGCCAACAGCGCGCCCGAACCCGTGCCCACGGCGAGCAGCGCCGCGGTGAACACGCCCTGCCCGAACAGCGAGGCGACCAGCGTGCGTCGGGCGCCGAACCGTCCGATGACCCGGGGCGCGTACGAGCCGGCGACCACCGACGCGAGGCCCTGGACCCCGAACACCAGACCCGTCAGGAACGCCGACAGGTGCAGGGTCTCCTGGAGGTACAGGGTCAGAACGAAGACGACCGTGGACATCATCGAGAAGGTCACCAGCCCGCCGAGGTTGCCCCAGGCCACCGTGCGCCGCTTGAGCATCGGCAGGGAGACGAGCGGGGCGGCGGACCTGGACTCCACCACGACGAAGGCGACGAGCAGGAGCGGACCGGCGATCAGCGTCACCCAGACGTCCGCGCCGTGGAAACCACGCTGGGCGGCCGTGGACAGGGCGTAGATCAGGGCGAGCAGCCCGCCGGTGACCGTGACCGCCCCCGGCACGTCCAGGCGCGGCCGCTCGGGAGTGCGGGACTCGGGCAGCAGGCGCGGGGCGACGGCGAGGACGACGACCGACGCCGCGGCGAGCAGCCCCATCGTGGACCGCCAGCCCAACGTGTCCGTCATGACGCCGCCGAGCACCATGCCGACCGTGAAGCCGAGCGAGAGCAGGGTGCCGGAGATGCCGAGCGCCTTGTCGCGCAGCGGGCCCTCGGGGAAGGTCGTCGTCAGCAGGGACATGCCCGTCGGCACGATGACCGCCGCGCCGAGGCCCTGGAGCACGCGGCCGGTCAGGAAGGACGCCGGGTCCCAGGCGAGGGTGGTGAGCAGCGAGGCGGCGCCGAAGAGCGCGAGCCCGGTGAGGAAGAGCCTCTTGCGTCCGTGCAGGTCGGCGATCCGGCCGAAGAGCAGCAGGAAGCCCCCGGAGGGAAGCGCGAACGCGGTGACCGCCCACTGCAGGGCGGACGGGCTCAGGCCCAGGTCCTTGCCGAGGACCGGCAGGGCGACGTTCAGCACGGAGAAGTCGAGCGCCACCATGAACTGGGCGGCGCACAGGACGAAGAGGACGAGTCTGGCCCGGCCGGTGAGCCGGTCGCCCCCCTCGGCGGCCGACTGCGGCCCGGTGAGCGTGGTGTGTGTGTCGATTGCCATGACCACACCCTCGCCGCCCGGGAATGCCCGTGGAGAGTGGGAACTTATCCTGTTGGTGGCACCACCAGGGTGCCGACAGGGGGAGTCCGTGGCCACACCGTTCGACCAGCACCGCCGTTCCGAGCTGCGCGAGTTCCTGATGAGCCGGCGGGCCCGGATCACCCCGGCGGTGGCCGGACTGCCGGACGGCGGGGCCCGCCGCCGCACCCCCGGGCTGCGCAGGGAGGAGGTCGCCGTCCTCGCCGGGGTCGGGGTCTCCTGGTACCAGTGGCTGGAGCAGGGCCGTGACATCACCGTCTCCCCCCAGGTCCTCGACGCGGTGGCCCGGGTCCTCAGGCTGACCAGCGCCGAACGCCGGCACCTGTACGTGCTGGCCGGGCTCAATCCGCCCGTGCTCGAAGTGGCGGCGGCCGACCGGGACATGTGCCACGGGCTGAAGCGGTTGATCGACGCGTGGATGCCGTTCCCCGCGCACATCATGGACGTCTACTGGAACACCGTGATGTACAACGACGCGGCCGCCCTCGTGCTCGGCATGCGCCCGGAGATCGTGCAGAACTGCCTGATCGCCTTCTTCACCGACCCCCTCTACCGGGCCCGTTCCAAGCACTGGGAGGAAGTCGCCTGCCACGTCGTCGCCCAGTTCCGGGCGGCGTGCTCGGAGTGCCCCGACGACGAGGGGTTCCGCTCGGTCGTGGAGGAGGCCAAGGAGGCCAGCCCGGAGTTCACCGAGCTGTGGGAGCGGCGGGACATCCGGCCCGGCGGACTGCTCCGCAAGGAGATCGAGCACCCCGTCGTGGGCGCGCTCTTCTTCGAGTCGACCCAACTGCGCGTTCCGGCCCGCCCCGACCTGGGGATCGTCCTGCACACCCCGCTGCCGGAGGCGGCCACGGCGGAGAAACTGGACTGGCTGACGTCGCCGGAGGGGCGGCGGGGGGTCTTGTACCCGCTCGCGGGCTGAGCCCCCGGCGGGGCCGCGTCCTATGATGCGGACGGACGTTCCACGAGGAGACTCTCGCGCACGACGAGCGGCGGAGGTGTCGAGATGGCGACGAGCGGCGCACCCGATCCCGGGCTGTACGGCCCCGGATCCGTCACCTGGCAGTGCCACGGGGACCCGATGATGTGGATCGCCGGGGTCCGCGCACTGTACCTCCAGGCCCTGCACCCGCTCGCGGTCCGCGGGGTCATGGAGAACAGCGACTTCCGGCGGGACGCGTGGGGCCGGCTGCTGCGCACCGCCGACTTCGTCGGCACCCTCACCTACGGGACCACCGAGGCCGCGGAGCACGCCGGCGCCCGGGTGCGCGGGATCCACCGGAAACTGTCCGCCACGGACCCCGCCACCGGCGCGCGGGTCCCCGTGGACGACCCGGGGCTGCTGCTGTGGGTGCACTGCGCGCAGATCGACAGCTTCCTGCACGTCCTGCGCCGCTCGGGCCTTCCCCTCACCGCCGACCAGGCCGACCGGTACGTGGACGAGAACCGCGTCAACGCCCGCCTCGTCGGGCTGGACCCCGCCGAGGTCCCCGCCGACACCAGCGCCCTCGCGGCCTACTTCGAACGGATCCGGCCGGAACTCGCGGCCGGCCCCGACGCGCGGGCCGTGGACGACTTCCTGCGGGGCCCGCCCGTCCATCCCCTCCTCGTGCCTGGCCGAAACCTGCTGTGGCGCCCCCTGGCCGGGCTCGCCTACGGATCGCTCCCCGGATACGCGCACCGGCTGTACGGCAGACCCGCCCCGGCCCCACGAGTCGTCACCCGTAACCTGCGTCTCACAGGACGCGTCCTGCGCGGCATTCCCGCAGGTCTGCGTTGGCAACTCCCACCAGGTCACATCTTGAAAGCGATGCGTCGCATGGGCCCCGATACCCGCCCCTCGGCGTACACACTGCGTATGTCAGCGGCCATACTGGACCGGCCGGGGAGGGCGTAGCACGACACACGGGGGCGGCTTCAAGACATGGCGGAGTCCAGACTGATCCAGGGCCGGTACCGGTCGCTCGACCTGATCGGTCGCGGCGGCATGGGCGAGGTCTGGCGGGCCCGGGACGAGTCGCTGGGGCGGCAGGTCGCGGTCAAGTGCCTCAAGCCCCCGGGGCCCGAGCAGGACGGCCACTTCACCCAGGTGCTGCGCGAGCGCTTCCGCCGCGAGGCGCGGGTGGCGGCCTCCCTCCAGCACCGCGGCGTGACGGTCGTCCACGACTTCGGCGACGACAGCGCCGCCGGCGGCCCCCTCTACCTCGTCATGGAACTCCTGGAGGGGCGCAACCTCAGCCAACTGCTGGAGGACAACGAGGCGCGTCCGCTCCCCGTCGACGTGGTCCTCGACGTCGCGGAACAGATGGCCGCGGCCCTCGGCTACACCCACGACCAGGGCGTGGTCCACCGTGACCTGAAGCCCGCCAACATCATGCGCCTCACCGACGGCACGGTGAAGATCTGCGACTTCGGCATCGCCCGCCTCGCCCACGACATCGGCTTCACGGCCAAGCTGACCGGCGGCGGCATGGCCATGGGAACCCCGCACTACATGTCGCCCGAGCAGATCGCGGGCGGCGAGGTCGACCACAGCAGCGACCTCTACTCCCTCGGCTGCGTCCTGTACGAGATCGCCACCGGCGCCCCGCCCTTCGACCTCGGCGACTCCTGGTCCGTGCTGGTCGGACACCGCGACACCCTCCCCGTCCCGCTGCGCGAGCACCGCCCCGAGCTGCCCGAACACTTCGAGCGGCTGGTCCTCGACCTGCTCGCCAAGCGTCCCGAGGACCGGCCCGGCGACGCCCGCCACCTGCACCGCCTGCTCGTCGAGGCCCGGCTGGGCCCCGGTGGGACGGTGGGCGCCCCGGCCCCGCTGCCCGCGTGGGCCGCGGGGATGACCGCCGGGCGCAAGGCCGGCCTCGACGCCCGCCGCGCGAGCGGGGAGTGGGCCGTGCTCACCGGCTCCTGGACGGCGATCCGCGCCGACGGGACCCGGCCGATCGTGCGGCCCGACGCCGCCGCGGACCCGCGGCTCACCGCCGCCTACGGGCTCCCGCGCGCCCCGTCACCCGAGCCGGGCGACCCCGACCACCCCGACGCACTGGCCGCCGGACACACCCGCGCGTTCACCCTCAGCCGCGCCGGCCGGCCCGAGGAGGCGCTCGCCGCGTACGCGACCGTCGCCCGCGGCCGGGCCCGCGCGCTCGGCCCCGACCACCCCGACACCCTCGCCGCCCGCCAGGAGGAGGCGTACGAACTGGGCCGGCTCGGACGTCACCGCGAGGCGTACGAGGTCTACGGCGCGGTGCTCGCCGCCCGGGCCCGCACCATGGGCCCGCGCCACCCCGACACCCTGCGCTGCCGCCACAACCTGGCCTGCGCCATGGGCGCCCTCGGCCGGTACGCGGACGCCCACCGGATCGCCGCCGAGGTCGCCGCCGACCGCGCGGAGGTCCTGGGAGCCGAGCACGCCGACACGCTCCTCACCCGCTACGAGGTCGCCTACGCCCTGGGCCGCCTCGACCGCTGGGAGGACGCGTTGGCCGCGTTCCGGCAGGTCGCCGCGGTACGCGAACGCGTCCTCGGCCGCGACCACCCCGACGCCCTCGCCGCCCGCTACGAGGTCGCCATCGCGCTGGGCCGCACCGGACGCCCCGCGGACGCCGTCGAACTGCTGCGGACCCTGGTCCGCGACCGCACCCGCGCCTACGGGGCGGTCGACCCCGAGACCCTGCGCGCCCGGCACGTCCTCGGCGTCAACCTGGGCCGGCTGGAACGCTGGGACGAGGCGGTGGCCGAGGCCCGCGAGGTGGGCGGGGCGCGCGCGGAGAGCCTCGGCCCCGAGCATCCCGACACGCTGGTGAGCCGGCGGGAACTCGCCGTCGGGCTGGGCCGGCTGGGTCGATGGGACGAGGCGCTGCCCATCTACCGGGAACTCTCCGGCATCCGCGAACGGTCCTTGGGCGACGAACACCCCGACACCGCGCTCGCCCACGCCGACGAGGCACACTGTCTGGAGCGGCTCGGCCAGGTGTGCTACCAAGAACCATGACCACCTCCGCGGGCTTCCGACAGGGCGACGGACAGGGCGACGGGCAGCGCATCGGGCAGGGCCCACGGCGGGCCGTGTACGACGCGGTGATCGTGGGTGGCGGGCACAACGGCCTGGTGGCCGCCGCCTACCTGGCCCGCGCGGGCAAGTCCGTACTGGTCCTGGAACGCCTCGGACACATCGGCGGTGCCGCCGTCTCCACGCGCCCCTTCGCGGGCGTGGACGCCAGACTCTCGCGCTACTCCTACCTCGTCTCCCTGCTTCCGGAGAAGATCGTGCGCGAGCTGGGGCTGCGCTTCGAGGTCCGACGCCGCACGATCTCCTCGTACACACCGGTCGAGCGCGCCGGCCGGCCGGGCGGACTGCTCGTCGGCGGCGGCGAGGCCCGTACCCGGGAGTCCTTCGCGCGGTTGACCGGCTCGGACCGGGAGTACGACAACTGGCGCGCGTTCTACGGGACCACGGCGGAGGTCGCCCGCACGGTGTTCCCGACCCTGACCGAGCCGCTCCCCACCCGGGAGGAACTGCGCGCCCGGGTCGGTGACGACGCCGCGTGGCGGATGCTGTTCGAGGAGCCGTTGGGCGTCGCGGTCGAGCGGAACTTCACCGACGACCTCGTGCGGGGCGTGGTGCTGACCGACGGACTGATCGGTACCTTCGCGGACGCCCACGACCCCTCGCTCGCGCAGAACCGCTGCTTCCTCTACCACGTCATCGGCGGCGGGACCGGCGACTGGGACGTGC of the Streptomyces sp. NBC_01426 genome contains:
- a CDS encoding MbtH family protein; this translates as MSTNPFDDAEGRFQVLVNDEGQHSLWPSFAEAPGGWVIALEETTRDACLEFIESRWTDLRPRSLAAAVDA
- the argJ gene encoding bifunctional glutamate N-acetyltransferase/amino-acid acetyltransferase ArgJ — its product is MSVTAAQGFLASGVTAGIKESGDPDLALVVNRGPSRAAAGVFTSNRVQAAPVRWSRHALADGRLSAVVLNSGGANACTGPGGTEDAREMAERTARAVDAVPGEVAVCSTGLIGIRLPMDRVTDGIAAAAERLSPEGGEEAAVAIKTTDSVHKTAVAAGADWTVGGMAKGAGMLAPGLATMLVVLTTDADVSADVLDSALREAVRTTFDRVDSDGCMSTNDTVLLLASGASRVTPDPADLTAAVHAVCQDLARQLVADAEGASKEIEVEVVGAASEADAVEVGRSIARNNLLKCALHGEDPNWGRVLSAIGTTSARFDPDLLDVAINGVWVCRDGSEGEPRDKVDLSDRRITVTVDLRSGDSRATIWTNDLTAEYVHENSAYSS
- the argB gene encoding acetylglutamate kinase; this encodes MKTPAALSVSPDLPWLEELQGRTVVVKFGGNAMIDPSLHRTFAQDVVELWHAGLRPVVVHGGGPQISALLDRLGLEVRFEAGLRVTTPETMDVVRMVLTGQVQRELVGAINAHGPFAVGMSGEDAHTMTAVRRPAWVDGRSVDIGLVGDVVAVDAATIGALLEQGRIPVVSPVARGEDGQVYNVNADLAASALAVALGAERLVMMTDVEGLYADWPHSAEVIDRLTAGELDALLPELASGMLPKMEGCLRAVRNGVAKARVIDGRVPHALLRGVFTEEGPGTTVVPDDGPGPEGSGGKEDGA
- a CDS encoding acetylornithine transaminase, giving the protein MMDTYGTPPLALVRGEGSTVWDEDGRAYTDFTGGIAVNALGHAHPALVSAVRDQVERLGHVSNLFVSQPPVALAERLLALLGRPGRVFFANSGAEAVEAAFKIARRTGRTHVVATEGGFHGRTMGALALTGQPSKRDPFLPLPAEVTHVRHGDTAALRAAVTERTAAVFLEPVQGEAGVVIPPEGYLRAAREITRATGSLLVLDEVQTGIGRTGHWFAHQAEPGAEPDVITLAKGLGGGLPIGATIAFGAAAELLTPGQHGSTFGGNPISCAAGLAVLDTIEKEGLLAHAVRVGERLGSGIEALAHPLVREVRGAGLLLGIALDRPVAARVQRAAQDAGFLVNAAGPDVVRLAPALTLPEEQADALVAALPAILDAAYDHDHPASTGT
- a CDS encoding MerR family transcriptional regulator, with the protein product MHSSFIPPRQVKIGDAAAFVGTTPRAIRHYHEIGLLPEPERGGDDRRRYGYDDMIRLLWIRKMADAGVALDDIRDAFADTASAGAAGDHGIARILERLEDTLVAQEAELRRQRTAVRRMRVEGSRVGLLSDFVTGRLKSLPEGSLRQADLDSLLVTERMFGPLGAAVQATRFIALATHPELREESDRVDAAEEALDDTIDVDDPRVSRVAAERHSFETVLQAVIEDSGLARSDDALFDSWDALHPDPDPDPATATADEDEDEAGHGPGRGQGSMSAFEAIAKMPYDFSPARLRCMELAEELTARESPASGDGP
- a CDS encoding GNAT family N-acetyltransferase, yielding MTTATLPAAAPSPRAIATRRRDAPDFSVRPAHRDEGPELAALSWPFVRAGALRERPLSLYLSRASDFLVAQAPDGSLEGCLALREHSAAGVLYNFCVAGHRQGTGMGARLLHAAFAAARARSMATLFTATTGSGRLFLRHGFVPTSPSLAPTAWARSLDPERNAHVLSRAL
- a CDS encoding MFS transporter, with translation MAIDTHTTLTGPQSAAEGGDRLTGRARLVLFVLCAAQFMVALDFSVLNVALPVLGKDLGLSPSALQWAVTAFALPSGGFLLLFGRIADLHGRKRLFLTGLALFGAASLLTTLAWDPASFLTGRVLQGLGAAVIVPTGMSLLTTTFPEGPLRDKALGISGTLLSLGFTVGMVLGGVMTDTLGWRSTMGLLAAASVVVLAVAPRLLPESRTPERPRLDVPGAVTVTGGLLALIYALSTAAQRGFHGADVWVTLIAGPLLLVAFVVVESRSAAPLVSLPMLKRRTVAWGNLGGLVTFSMMSTVVFVLTLYLQETLHLSAFLTGLVFGVQGLASVVAGSYAPRVIGRFGARRTLVASLFGQGVFTAALLAVGTGSGALLATVAVSLASMCHLGAIISYGVTVTSGVRDAEQGLATGLVTTTQQVGITIGIPLLGVLATTGPSLFDGTRLVLAVDAAIVIAAAVLAALGLGLGTKAARASALPGPAGPAA
- a CDS encoding helix-turn-helix transcriptional regulator is translated as MSRRARITPAVAGLPDGGARRRTPGLRREEVAVLAGVGVSWYQWLEQGRDITVSPQVLDAVARVLRLTSAERRHLYVLAGLNPPVLEVAAADRDMCHGLKRLIDAWMPFPAHIMDVYWNTVMYNDAAALVLGMRPEIVQNCLIAFFTDPLYRARSKHWEEVACHVVAQFRAACSECPDDEGFRSVVEEAKEASPEFTELWERRDIRPGGLLRKEIEHPVVGALFFESTQLRVPARPDLGIVLHTPLPEAATAEKLDWLTSPEGRRGVLYPLAG
- a CDS encoding oxygenase MpaB family protein, which encodes MATSGAPDPGLYGPGSVTWQCHGDPMMWIAGVRALYLQALHPLAVRGVMENSDFRRDAWGRLLRTADFVGTLTYGTTEAAEHAGARVRGIHRKLSATDPATGARVPVDDPGLLLWVHCAQIDSFLHVLRRSGLPLTADQADRYVDENRVNARLVGLDPAEVPADTSALAAYFERIRPELAAGPDARAVDDFLRGPPVHPLLVPGRNLLWRPLAGLAYGSLPGYAHRLYGRPAPAPRVVTRNLRLTGRVLRGIPAGLRWQLPPGHILKAMRRMGPDTRPSAYTLRMSAAILDRPGRA